A part of Streptomyces sp. DSM 40750 genomic DNA contains:
- a CDS encoding NADP-dependent succinic semialdehyde dehydrogenase, which translates to MPIATVNPANGETLKTYDALGEEEIERRLATADSTFRTYRTTSFEERARLMHRAAELLDEDADDVARVMTTEMGKPVKQARAEAAKCAKAMRWYAQHAEVLLTDVEPSDADVKDSGASRALVRYRPLGPVLAVMPWNFPLWQVIRFAAPALMAGNVGLLKHASNVPQTALYLEDLFHRAGFPEGCFQTLLIGSGAVEDILRDPRVKAATLTGSEPAGRAVASVAGDEVKKTVLELGGSDPYLVLPSADLDRAAKVAVTARVQNNGQSCIAAKRFIVHADVYDAFAERFVEGMKALKVGDPLDEDTDVGPLSSEQGREDLEGLVDEAVESGATVLCGAERPDGPGWYYPPTVLADIAPEMRIHHEEAFGPVATLYRVAGLDEAIAIANDTPFGLSSNVWTRDAAEVDRFVRDLDAGAIYVNGMTASHPAFPFGGVKRSGYGRELSGHGIREFCNITTVWHGA; encoded by the coding sequence GAGGAGATCGAGCGCCGCCTCGCGACCGCCGACAGCACGTTCCGCACGTACCGGACCACGTCCTTCGAGGAACGCGCCCGTCTGATGCACCGGGCCGCCGAACTCCTCGACGAGGACGCGGACGACGTCGCCCGGGTGATGACCACCGAGATGGGCAAGCCGGTCAAGCAGGCCCGCGCCGAGGCCGCCAAATGCGCGAAGGCGATGCGCTGGTACGCCCAGCACGCCGAGGTGCTGCTCACCGACGTCGAGCCCTCCGACGCGGACGTGAAGGACTCGGGCGCCTCCCGCGCCCTGGTCCGCTACCGGCCGCTCGGCCCGGTGCTCGCCGTGATGCCGTGGAACTTCCCGCTCTGGCAGGTGATCCGCTTCGCCGCGCCCGCCCTGATGGCGGGCAACGTCGGCCTGCTCAAGCACGCCTCCAACGTCCCCCAGACCGCCCTCTACCTGGAGGACCTCTTCCACCGGGCGGGCTTCCCCGAGGGCTGCTTCCAGACCCTGCTCATCGGCTCCGGCGCGGTCGAGGACATCCTGCGCGACCCCCGCGTGAAGGCCGCCACCCTCACCGGCAGCGAGCCCGCCGGGCGGGCGGTCGCCTCGGTCGCCGGGGACGAGGTCAAGAAGACGGTCCTGGAACTGGGCGGCAGCGACCCGTACCTCGTCCTCCCCTCCGCCGACCTCGACCGGGCGGCGAAGGTCGCCGTGACGGCCCGGGTGCAGAACAACGGGCAGTCGTGCATCGCCGCCAAGCGGTTCATCGTGCACGCCGACGTGTACGACGCCTTCGCCGAACGCTTCGTCGAGGGCATGAAGGCGCTGAAGGTCGGCGATCCGCTGGACGAAGACACCGACGTCGGTCCGCTCTCCAGCGAGCAGGGCCGCGAGGACCTGGAGGGACTGGTCGACGAGGCCGTGGAGAGCGGCGCCACGGTCCTCTGCGGCGCCGAGCGCCCCGACGGGCCCGGCTGGTACTACCCGCCGACCGTCCTCGCCGACATCGCCCCCGAGATGCGCATCCACCACGAGGAGGCCTTCGGTCCGGTCGCCACGCTGTACCGGGTCGCCGGCCTCGACGAAGCGATCGCGATCGCCAACGACACGCCCTTCGGGCTCAGCTCGAACGTGTGGACGCGGGACGCCGCCGAGGTCGACCGCTTCGTCCGCGACCTCGACGCCGGCGCGATCTACGTCAACGGGATGACCGCCTCCCACCCGGCGTTCCCGTTCGGCGGGGTCAAGCGGTCCGGATACGGACGTGAGCTGTCCGGACACGGAATCCGCGAGTTCTGCAACATCACCACCGTATGGCACGGGGCGTGA
- a CDS encoding DUF6213 family protein: MNREVTLPLIVDDRGTLQVSAADVSKLLRTVGGRWLHLVEAGEDGLDEDTVAALTIELAKLADRIDVACIAHSSGTASG, from the coding sequence GTGAACCGCGAAGTGACTCTGCCTCTGATCGTCGACGACCGCGGGACCTTGCAGGTGTCCGCGGCCGATGTGAGCAAACTGCTGCGGACGGTGGGCGGACGCTGGCTGCACCTGGTGGAGGCGGGCGAGGACGGGCTGGACGAGGACACGGTCGCCGCCCTCACGATCGAGCTCGCGAAGCTGGCCGACCGGATCGACGTCGCCTGCATCGCGCACAGCAGCGGCACGGCCTCCGGCTAG
- a CDS encoding acyl-CoA dehydrogenase family protein yields MAEFTMELNEEQREVRDWLHGFAADVIRPAAAEWDEREETPWPVIQEAAKVGIYSLDFYAQQYFDPTGLGIPMAMEELFWGDAGIALSIVGTGLAAVGVLANGTEEQIGTWIPQMYGDAGDVKVAAFCSSEPDAGSDVASMRTRAVYDEAKDEWVLNGTKTWATNGGIANVHVVVAVVDPELGSKGHASFIVPPNTPGLSQGQKFKKHGIRASHTAEVVLEDVRVPGSCLLGGKEKLDERLARARERAKAGGERVKNAAMATFEASRPAVGAMAVGTARAAYEVALDYAKTREQFGRPIIDNQGVAFQLADMRTSVDAARLLVWRASWMAVNGKPFTAAEGSQSKLFASETAKKVTAQAIQILGGNGYTREYPVERMHRDAAIYTIFEGTSEVQRLVIARTLSGMPIR; encoded by the coding sequence ATGGCCGAGTTCACCATGGAACTCAACGAGGAACAGCGAGAGGTCCGCGACTGGCTCCACGGATTCGCCGCCGATGTGATCCGCCCCGCGGCGGCCGAGTGGGACGAGCGCGAGGAGACCCCCTGGCCGGTGATCCAGGAGGCGGCCAAGGTCGGCATCTACTCCCTCGACTTCTACGCCCAGCAGTACTTCGACCCCACCGGCCTCGGCATCCCCATGGCCATGGAGGAGCTGTTCTGGGGCGACGCGGGCATCGCCCTCTCCATAGTCGGCACCGGCCTGGCCGCCGTGGGCGTCCTCGCCAACGGCACCGAGGAGCAGATCGGCACCTGGATCCCCCAGATGTACGGAGACGCGGGCGATGTCAAGGTCGCCGCGTTCTGCTCCTCCGAGCCCGACGCCGGATCCGACGTGGCCTCCATGCGCACCCGTGCCGTGTACGACGAGGCCAAGGACGAGTGGGTCCTCAACGGCACGAAGACCTGGGCGACCAACGGCGGTATCGCCAACGTCCACGTCGTCGTCGCCGTGGTCGACCCCGAGCTGGGCTCCAAGGGGCACGCGTCCTTCATCGTCCCGCCGAACACGCCCGGCCTGTCCCAGGGCCAGAAGTTCAAGAAGCACGGCATCCGCGCCTCCCACACCGCCGAGGTCGTCCTGGAGGACGTGCGCGTCCCCGGCTCCTGCCTCCTCGGCGGCAAGGAGAAGCTCGACGAGCGCCTGGCGCGGGCCCGTGAGCGGGCCAAGGCCGGTGGGGAGCGGGTGAAGAACGCGGCGATGGCCACGTTCGAGGCGTCCCGCCCGGCCGTGGGCGCCATGGCGGTGGGTACCGCGCGGGCCGCGTACGAGGTGGCCCTCGACTACGCCAAGACCCGGGAGCAGTTCGGGCGGCCCATCATCGACAACCAGGGCGTCGCCTTCCAGCTCGCGGACATGCGGACGTCCGTCGACGCGGCGCGGCTGCTGGTGTGGCGGGCCTCCTGGATGGCGGTCAACGGGAAGCCGTTCACCGCGGCCGAGGGGTCCCAGTCGAAGCTCTTCGCGAGCGAGACCGCGAAGAAGGTCACGGCGCAGGCCATTCAGATACTGGGCGGCAACGGCTACACCCGCGAGTACCCGGTGGAGCGGATGCACCGCGACGCGGCGATCTACACGATCTTCGAGGGGACGAGCGAGGTGCAGCGGCTCGTGATCGCCCGGACCTTGTCGGGGATGCCGATTCGGTAG
- a CDS encoding TetR/AcrR family transcriptional regulator, with product MDTTRRTDQERSADRRRRELLEAADRVVLRDGPGASMNAIAAEAGITKPILYRHFGDKGGLYAALAQRHTDALLDSLRAALDAPAERRERVEATLDTYLTAIEARPQVYRFLMHPAEGGHPGDQGFDVGKHSAPLLRRMGEELGKVIEDRVDLGPDSRQLARVWGHGIVGMMHAAGDWWLGERPCTRAELVRSLADLLWGRLAAAGDKVGGPSF from the coding sequence ATGGACACCACGCGGCGAACCGACCAGGAACGGTCCGCCGACCGCCGTCGGCGCGAGCTGTTGGAAGCCGCGGACAGAGTCGTGCTCCGCGACGGCCCCGGAGCGTCGATGAACGCGATCGCCGCCGAGGCCGGCATCACCAAGCCGATTCTCTACCGCCACTTCGGCGACAAGGGCGGACTCTACGCCGCTCTCGCCCAGCGGCACACCGACGCCCTCCTCGACTCCCTGCGCGCCGCGCTGGACGCCCCGGCGGAGCGCCGCGAACGTGTCGAGGCGACCCTCGACACCTATCTGACGGCCATCGAGGCCCGCCCCCAGGTGTACCGCTTCCTCATGCATCCCGCCGAGGGCGGCCACCCCGGCGACCAGGGCTTCGACGTCGGCAAGCACTCCGCGCCCCTGCTCCGCCGCATGGGCGAGGAACTCGGCAAGGTCATAGAGGACCGCGTCGACCTCGGCCCCGACAGCCGCCAGCTCGCCCGCGTGTGGGGCCACGGCATCGTAGGCATGATGCACGCGGCGGGCGACTGGTGGCTGGGCGAACGCCCCTGCACCAGGGCGGAGTTGGTACGAAGTCTGGCGGATCTGCTGTGGGGGCGCCTGGCGGCGGCCGGGGACAAGGTCGGTGGCCCGAGTTTCTGA